CCAGCATCAGATTCTAAAATCAACATCAGTTAATGATCTATCAAACACTATACATTATCCATAGATTGGAAAATTGAATGTATGCACCCAGAGTACATTTATGAATGGTGCATTTGTTCTTCTAAAAGAAGTGTAATCAAGCCAGTGAAATAAGAAGGCAACTATCAAAGTAACTCAACTGTTAGAAGAGAGGGAATTTCTTCTGATCTCAACTGGTCAAAGAGATAAAGGAGAGAGTTGTTGGACAAACCTAAGGCTTGGATGATATAGAACTTATTATTGTTATCTCCGACATTAGTCTGGTTCATGGTGGCATCATAGATATCATCACCCTGCAATAGAAATCAATAGTTAGTAAAAGGCACAGGTAAAGGCATAAAGAACACGGTTTCaaggtataaatgatgaaattataGTGTGAAGAGAAGACCATGAGATAAGCATTCTAGCTACAGTCAATACTGAATACAGAAATTAGGCACTCGATCATGTGTTTTCCATAGACTAATCTTCAAAAACCTGAAAGAATTAGACATGCTACATTTCGAGCACAATAAAATACAGATTCATCAATGAGTAATGTAAATATGCTGCTAAACTGAAAATAATGCAATGTATTAGGCAGTAAATTGCTGATGAAAATATCTATGGTGTGAATAACGGAAATTGTTTTAGATTTTCATGTTCATACTGAAGGGGCTGTCTTCTGCTTGAAATTAACCTCCATTGCATACTTAGTATTGAACCATATAATTAATGTGCACATGCAAGCCAGCAGCTTACGGTGTACAGAGGAAATAAAGAGGCAAAATGAGTTACACACCACTTGCAAGACATGGTATGTCATTTTTATATGGTCAGGGATATGCTGGTCCAAGACGGCGACACCTTTCCTTGTGGCTGTAATAATCTTCTCCTTTTTACACTCCTCAACTTTGTCATCACCACCTGCACCATTTGAATATACAAGACACGGCAAACAATGGTCACTTAggtaaaattcaaatctttGCCTATGATAAgctatatttgtaaattattgaCCAGTAAACCTTGAGCAATTTTCTTCTTGTCCTGAATGCCACCATCTGTGACGGCCCCAGCATTAGAAGGGGTGGAGAGCAACCTCTCCATGACCTCCTTCTTGCTCCCATTGGCTGCGAGCCCCCTTGACTTGGCCAGTGCCTGGAGCTCACGATAGCCCATGCCCTCCAGCTTCGCCGCATCCGATTCATCGGCATCCTCATCCTCTCCATCACCACTTCTTTTCCTCTTCCTTCTGTCCTCCCCATTCCCTTCGCCATCCACCACGACACCACCTGCATCCGCTTCCTTCGCCGCGGCCTTCTCCTCCTTGCGGATGGCGGCGTCCAGCCTCCGCACCTAACGGAAACGGCATCGCGGCACCGGGAGTCAGAAAAACAACGACGCACGCCCGGCGCACGAAGAATGCAGAAGAGCACGGGGCGCAGCGCGGCAGCCAGGCAAATAAATACACACAAGCACagggcggggaggggagggaaaTGGGAATGGGAGTGGCGCACACCAGCACCGGCTTGTTGCCGGAGGCGTCGAGGCCGCGGCGCTGCAGCTCGGCGCGGAGCTCCTCCACCCGCAGCCTCGCCGACATGGCTCCGTGCGTGCCCCCggccccttcctcctcctcctcgtcggagGTGGTTCGAGAAGGTTGGAGGGGCGGGCGGAGAGAGAACGAATGCGAGGGTTTGGGGGGTCttgggtggggggggggggggggggaatttTGGGGGTTTTGAATGCGCGGTTTCTTCCGGGAGAAGGCCGTAGGCGCAAGGGGAAGATCGAGGGGAGGCTTCCCGGGgaaggaggcggaggcagaAAGTGGAGGAGAAGATCGGAAAGCGAACCAGCGGCGGGAAAGAGAATgaactttcttttttcttcgaCACTCTTTGTTTGGATTTAGAATTATTATTGGCTtaagctgattttttttagcttatatatagtttatactccctctgtcaaaaaaacgaattctgtggtttctgtgtccaacgtttgaccatccgtcttatttaaaaaaattttagaaaattagaaaaaaattagtcacacgtaaagtactattcatgatttatcatctaataaaaataaaaatatcaatcacaacaaaatttaaataagacgaagagtcaaaaattaaagataaaaaataaaaaattggtttatttgggacagagggagtaagttGATGGCTTTAAAATAACGACGTGGGTGCTATCTCTATTCCAATTAAATCAAAAACATTACTCCAATCGGACTTTTGGATTAATAGCATAAGAGTGGCTTATGATTTAAACAACATTGAAAAAGTTGTCGGCTTGTTTAGgcttaagttttttttggcttaaaaGTCAATTTATAAGTTCAAACCAAAAGTTTACGGCTTATTAGCAATCAAAAatagtttccaaaaatagtTTACGaggaaacttttatatacatgtcttattttgatttaaaagataaagttAGAAAAAATCTACGAAgatacaaccaaaaaaacttttaaaaatttaaattttagcttataagcgtTAGCAGAAATGAAACATTGAGGGCTCGACATAAAAAAAGTATGAACCACCATAAATAAAACCTTCCcaactatgtttttttacctACATTATTCTCAATTTTTACGTACACACTTCTCGAAGTGATAAACAGTGTATTTCTTGTAAAAGAAGTTTCTACctagaagtttatcatctctcctttttatagtagaattttaactttacaatagtttagttaatttcatgatttatattgttaaatagctattaaaaaatcacataatattttattttatcaccaaaagaacacaacctcaAGTGCAACATTTGATTTGTATATCTCATGAAACACCAAGCTACATTGATAGAAAGACCAACTTCACAAAACATAGCGTGTTAGATTTAACTTCCTCCTCCATTCCAGCTAGCAACAAGTAATAGTAACCATGCGAGCGGTAGGGACTAAGGGGCATAAACAATATAGATCACTACTATGAGTGGTCTCAAAAGCCATATGACTGATTGTGGTGCCTTTAGGACATTCATAGTGGGGGTACTTCCCATGTGCCAGCTTAGCCTAGACCACACACAAGCCACTCGCCCTATAGTGCAGGCAGCCTAAGGAAATCTCAAGCAATGGACTTGAGGGTGCAAGGTCCACAATGATGTGGCTTCAACCCAATGTCACAAGGTGGTATTTTATGGGCTTATCCCCAGCTCCGGGGCAAAGAAGGAATAGACTCCTCATCTTCTCATGCTGGATGGTTTGGCCGCTTCCTCCgcggaagaagaggaagcgATGGGCGATGACGACGGAGACACCATCCTATCCAACGAGGACATGTGCATAATGAGGCTCCGTAGCGGGAAGCGGACGGTGAACCTGGAGGTGAAGGTTGAAGTGAAGATGGAGGTCAACGTCGAGCCATGGTTTGTCGATAGCAGTCGTGCTCGTGCAGCTTTGGTACGCATAGGAAGGTAGTGGTCGTCTCCATTGTCATCAGATGGTCGGCCATCGCCGTATCCATAGGGGGATTAACCCCCCCCCCATTTCTCCGTCGTGACCATCTAATTGGGATCTGGTGTGGATTCGTCGTCCACAAGGGGAGCTTCAATTCGTCAAGCATCGTAGAGTGGACCGAATCGAAGAAGCACACTTTGGTGGTGCTAGAGAGTTCGATCGCCCTTTCGACCTATTCGCCTCATGGAGAGCGTCGGAGCAACTCCCAGCGGACAATGCGGTTCCAAACTCGGCCAACTGTATAGCACTTGAGGTATTGTGCTGAACTTGGTAGATTATATTGCATTGATGGTTTTGTTGTATATGCGCTGTGCGAAAGACATATGAGGTGGAATTTCACACATTTTTTGGATGACTATGCTTCTATGCCCTCATATTGCTATTGTGCGTAAATTTTcttacaatattttatttttgcaggTTATGAACTTGAAAGTAACATTGTGCTTTGGCCTCTAGGGCACACTAATGCTATATACAGGCATATAAGTAAACGGTTGAATAGTAGGGGCTATAGTGgcaaagaagaaaataaatcagcAAGATTAGTGTTTGTGGTTATATTtccattataatttttctacATAGATCGCCACCCATTAAATGTTTTGATGTAATATTTGGATCATTTGAATAGAAGGGGCTATAGTtgcaaagaagaaaataaatcagcAAGATTAGCGTTTGTGGTTATATTTCCATTAGAAATTTTCTACATAGATCATTGCTcgttaaattttttgatgtaTAATTTGGATATTAGAAAACATTTTCATGTTAATTTCCCCAAtaattgagatttttttcctgaacTCTCGAATTGCTTAATGTTTCTATTAGTAAATCATaacttatgtttattttgCCATGTACATGTTCAGTAAAATTATGCTCGATCAAGTTGTTACCTCGGGTCGAATTCATACCAAAACTATGCTGCCTGAAAAGAGCCGCTACAAAGAAAGATTTGGAAATGAAGCTTGCACATGGTTGAAGCACAAATATTGCTTCACTTTCACTCTCGACAATTAATatgacatttttaaaaaaaagcattgTCAATTTTGATTTACCTATATACATGATGCAAGATTGAAGAGAGGATATGAAATCTCTCTTCCCTTGGTCAAGAAGAATGTCAAGAAGAATATGAACCTTATCAAGCAGCtgtctattatatatttgggggctatgtttgatatttgtttGCTTGAAACAGAGGTTCATGATGAGTGCGGTTCTTTCCATTTAAAacatttcaatttgttatattctgtttttttcattaattgcTTGAGGTGCAACACAtgattctttttctatttttttccttttttatgtatgtagCCATACTGTCAGTTCCAAAAGACCAAGGTTCTTATTGCTTGGCGCATTGATATTTGTATAtggtatttataaaaaacacaattTGCTTGTTTGAGAGACTGGATACCATTAATGCttttgacatatttgcaaacgaaaaatagtttaccgataaaaattatatatatatatatatgtgtgtgtgtataacgatctaaaagtaaaaatctaaaaaaataaactacaatgaaaaaacatcaaacaactctaaatttaaggttaaaaatttaaattttggcttatggcAAAAGACAAAAGGTATATTTGTTATAGGAGGCTGACTATTTTAATCAGTAGCAGTGAAACTATTTAAGAATTGTGTTTTAATCGGATACGCCttgatatgaattttttagtGCAACTATACTTGAGTTGGTTTGGAGTCTGAAGTCATACATCTACGAGCATTTCGATATTTTCTTAAGCCCTAGGGAGTGGTTTACGGGTAATATTTATGCGTCTCAAAATAATCTCATCATAtgctttggttgaaaattaattattgtatttttgttacaTATCAAATATGGTCGTAGGGTTAGCACGGACAAATTACTAGTAACAATGATTAGAATTATCAAAGTAAATTTAGTTTTGCGATTGAAGTTGTGTCGACCGGTTGTTAATCAAAATTGTAGTTGATCTTTGTGTTGTTGGCTTGACCGAATTATAGACTAACTAATTATGGACACGACACACCTTTTTCTAAAGGATAAAAGGAAACACACAAGTTCTATCCAGACTAAATCTTATCCCTATTAGATGTGATACATGTTTCctatagataaaagaaaactagtCCTAATCAGACTGAACATGTATCTCCTaaacacaaaagaaaataaaatcgtAATCAGACACGGGACACAAATTACTAAATCTTGCCtaataaatagaaataattaaCTGCTTCATGATTCCTTCTTCAACTCGAACTCTTCCAGATAAACTTTCCATCGATTAATTTTGGCATTAACAATATGTATATcaatgtttatttaaaaacaaaggtgGCACGCCACGCACATACTGCTgtgaaaaaccaaaaaacaagactcaaatgaaaaaatgcaACAGATTAACCGTGGCTTGGAGCGGGGACTACTGGAACGCCCCCCGCCTCAAATTGGGTCCTCGGCCGTGGCCTCGAAACAGAAATAGGAGAAAACGGTTCCCGTCCTAGCCCCGAAATCCAAGACGAACCGGCAGAGACGGCATCGGTCGcggcgaggggaggggggaTTGATGGGGCCGAAGGGCCGGTGGAGGGAGGCGTCATTGCGGATTGGCAGTGGGCGGACTACGAGTCTACGACGGTACGGGAGTGGTGTACTTGGGTGCAAAGGTTTTGTAGCCTGCTTTTGATGTTCGCTATGGGCTAGGCCCAATAGTGGGttactgtttttttaaaatattttgaggtCCCACGAGGACCCCTACGGGTTAAAACCGCTCCCAGCCCTCAGCCCTGGAAAAAACTAGAGGCCCGGCCCCGATTCCCCACTAGGCGAAATTTGCCCCCACCCCCGGCGGGGATTTTGCCATCCCTAGCCGTGGCGAAAGGAGGCACAGCCCAGCTTTCAAAGTTGCTTTGCTTGCTCGAGCACAAGTTGGTTCCGGGATTGCAGTGGATCTGCACCAAGGCCCAACACATCCTGCAACCAATATACCCctcgatttttttaattgatactattaattttttatttacgtttgatatttcgtcttattcaaagtatttatccaaaaatataaaattataaatcatatttaaagtaacatttagagttactttagtaataaatcaaataataataaacaatcaataattatataaattttttaaataagacgaagaatcaaaCCGGCATCAATTAAGAAAACCCAGAGGGAGTACCATTTACCACATCGTGGCATATACTACCAAAATGCACGAtgcagcaagcaagcaaacgataagaaacagaagaaaaaaaaaggaaacatgcGACAACATTaaaatgcaaaagaaaaggcagaaaaaaaaaaggaaacatgcGACAACTTCAAAATGCCCCCAACATGGCATGGAATATGTACTACTATGCTCCACCGAACTGAATTCCACATAAATACCCAAAGCTGAAACGTTTTTCCTCCTTGGGTGGGGGTGTTCTGAGTTCTGCTTCCTTTTTACCTGCCTGCAAATATTGTCTCAGGGAGTCTAATCACCACGCAAAACACAGGACGACGACATTACAACGGTGTCTCAACCCTACTTTCTTACAGCCAACAGGGGGTCTCTCCAGGTTTTTTATATCAACTTTTACTGGCTACATCCTGGGGATGTGCATTTGCCGGTAAGACGAGTTGTCTGGTGATCTGTTCTCCGCCGGttgtggtggcggcggtggcggtggcggcggcggcgatctccCGGCACCAATCCATTGCCCGAAGAGCCTCCTCTGGGGGGCAGCAGCTGAAGGATCCGTTGCACCATGGGATTGTGGGGGCGTGCCCCACCAGTTTGCTTCAGAATCCACAGGCATTAGTGGGTAAGGGGCGAAACGGTCCCTCTCCCAGGCGTAGAACTGGTTGCCCCCGCCTTCCTCCGTCTCCATTAGGTTAGGGGACGGAGCCGGCGGGAACAGGGTGAAGTTCATGCTGTCTTGAAGGGTCTGCACCGCGGTCGTCCTCGCACCGGCTGGACGCTGTGGCGCGGCGTACAGGCTGGAAGGACTCTGCTGATATTGTTCGTTGATGCTACCGTGCGGCCTCATGAATTGTGGTGCCATAGGAGGAACACTTGGAATTCTTGATCTTGATCCAGATCTGCAAAGCCAAAAACACATAAGTCCTAGCCGTTAAGATATCTCGAACAACAATAAACGAGAAAGCAGGTGCGCCAAAGCTTTGGCAATGACTACCATGGAATAATGATGCAGAAAGATTAAAAACACCTAGGAGAATGCACACGACATCTTTCTtataggctaaaaaataatcagtatTTTAGTCCAAGGGAACTTAATTCTGTTTGCATACAATATTCACCAAAGAGTAAAGTTCATGTACACCTGTTTATAACACCTAAAATATCTAATTTAGCTAAAATTTCACAGGTTAGTGAAGGCTATTATTAGCACAGTAGGCATTTTCTCTGGATAGACGCAGCATGCTGTTTTTACTCAAGGAGGCAGTCAACTTATAACtcaaaaagaaatgaaactTACCCATTTCCATAAACTGACGGGATAGATCCTCGCTGTTGGCTATCACCATCAAGCCCCCCAACCCTCATGGGTACCACAGGGATTGCCATCTGCTCAGCTACACCATTATTGCTGTTGGGTTGAGAATAGGAGTTGGGAAGGTGCGTCCAGTGGTTATGATGGAAATCAATGGGATGTACTGTAGCCAGTGGTCGACCATCTGATGGCCCGGCTAGGGGGTTCCAGTGATCATGATATGTGGTGCCATCCATACTTCTATCAGTGACATGGGAACTTGATGATGATGCCGATGATTGAAGAGGCTGAAAGTAAGCGATATATGGGCCTGGAGGAGTTGCCCCAGGTGCTGATACAGGCAAATGCTCCGAGGAAAAGTTTTGTCCCATGAAATCATGAACTGCATTTGTAAAGTACAAGCATGTTTAGTTGACAAATCTTGTAAGGCATATGGAAGTATAGCAGTAGTTATAATTCAAACAAGAACTTACAGGTAACTGGTGGTGCTGACTCTCCTTCACTGGAAAAGAGTAGAAGCAACATGAGAAAACAGTACAATAGTACAATAATTGATATATCAACTCTATCATACAAAGacctaaaatatataaggaGGTGAATCTAAAGGAGGATTCATCACTGTAATGAGGCAGCAAGGAGCACACATTATTGTCATCTCTAAACCATAGGATGTAggcatatttgtaatataATCGAAACGGACAATCGAACTTTGCACAAATGGCACAATCCACTTTCATTACGAGGAAGTGGGGGGAAGAGCAAAACAGATGGTATCACATGGAAGTTCTAGGACTGCAGTAAGTGTCCTAAAGCAGGAATAAACATAACATAGTGGTAACAATTTTAGTTATAACTTCTTCATTTACTGGATTAACCAGAAATAACAATAATTCAAAAGTTTGAAGGGCAGAACATACTCAAATACAGATGGAAGTTGTGCTAAGCGGCCAATGGGACACCACTGGAAGCGGAATGGCTGCATAGATAGTCAAAGACATCATCATTAATTGGGATGCACTGTGTCAAAATTGTTTGATACAAAATGACGATTGAAAACATTACACTAGGAATATCATTTAACTAAACCCATGATATCTGCTATAATTTAGATTAAGGCATAATGCACACAGTGCAATGATTTTGATTAAATAATTGGCTTTTCATATCTAAGAGCCTTCAAAACTCAACAAAACAAAGCTTATAAAAGAGATGCAGAGAACATGCCAGCTgtctcaaaaacaaaaagaagagaacTACTGAAAGgcggaataattaactttttgccactcttagaaatgacactaacatatttgctactgggctcacatgtcatagacacatgaggacccacgtgtcatagacaacgagtggcaaatatgttatgtgtcatttctaaaagtggcaaaaagttaaatgccccacTGAAGACAGGTCAAGCATCTATTATTTGCAATCCAACACGTAAGATAAACCATGTTGAAAAGGtagaagaaacaaagaaaaaaaaaaaggtagaacATGAGGTGAATATTGGAAGGGAAGCAAAATGAGAAAGTATATCCCCTTACCAAAAAGACACTCCTTGATGTCTCCGGTTGACTAGCATCATAGAAGTCTTCATCATGACCCCAATCATCATTGCTTGCATCCTGTGAAGGACGGGAACCATTTGCATAGAGCCAATTACCCCTCTCAATTTGGCGACAGTTAGGGCATTGCATAACTCCTTTGGCATTAAATGCGGAACCAATGCAATCTGATGGAGTGTATAGTCAGAATTAGAAATGATAAAGAGCAATACAAATGCATAATTTTATTCTACAGAAGAAGAAAGCTCAACTATGACAGCATAACAGATATAGAAAGATGCATACGACAGTGTTTTCAGCCTCACATGAAAGGATACTTTTTACAGTTACTAT
This is a stretch of genomic DNA from Oryza brachyantha chromosome 1, ObraRS2, whole genome shotgun sequence. It encodes these proteins:
- the LOC102719824 gene encoding E3 ubiquitin-protein ligase RFI2-like; amino-acid sequence: MGAEEEEEPAAAVGREGGGGGGGDGGRAAGAGAGAEGDGADSGEGAGAVVPCSICLDAVVTGGGDRSTARLQCGHEFHLDCIGSAFNAKGVMQCPNCRQIERGNWLYANGSRPSQDASNDDWGHDEDFYDASQPETSRSVFLPFRFQWCPIGRLAQLPSVFDEGESAPPVTFHDFMGQNFSSEHLPVSAPGATPPGPYIAYFQPLQSSASSSSSHVTDRSMDGTTYHDHWNPLAGPSDGRPLATVHPIDFHHNHWTHLPNSYSQPNSNNGVAEQMAIPVVPMRVGGLDGDSQQRGSIPSVYGNGSGSRSRIPSVPPMAPQFMRPHGSINEQYQQSPSSLYAAPQRPAGARTTAVQTLQDSMNFTLFPPAPSPNLMETEEGGGNQFYAWERDRFAPYPLMPVDSEANWWGTPPQSHGATDPSAAAPQRRLFGQWIGAGRSPPPPPPPPPPQPAENRSPDNSSYRQMHIPRM